Below is a genomic region from Spongiibacter nanhainus.
AGATCAGGGGCTTAGGCGGGAATAGGGAGATAGATCGCTGTAAAGCGGGGGAAAGCGGGGGCAGGTTACTGCGCCCCCGTGGGATAAGTTGCGATCAATCCAGCTTTTTAGAACCGCTGAACTTGTGTGACATCATGCCCACTTTGACCTTGCCGGCAATGTCGTTGCCGCTGATTTCGCCGACAAAAGTGACCTTGAGCTTCATGGGTTTGGTGACGTGCTGCACCCAGGAAATGGTGTCGCCATCCACCTTACCTTCCTCGATTGGCGTGCTGACACCCCGACCGGTTTGGGTGCCAGTTAACGTATCGCCGTCCCGCTGCAGCTCCAACACGGTGTGTTCCTTGCCGGTGGGGCCCTTAACGGTGATCTCCCAGCTGCCTTCCGGCGCGGCGTTTTCCTCAGACATGCTTTACTCCTCATATACAACGTTATTGTGCTGGCTCTATGCAGTCCGGATCCGCCCCATCGTCGCCGATAAGTCACGCTTCCCTGCTGGAGCCATAGCGATTTATGGTATACTGTGTTTCACAATAAGCGCAAATAATACTATCAGGAGTTGCAATGCATTCTCATCCCATCCGCGTCGTGCAGTGGACCACCGGCAAGGTCGCTAAAGAAGCCGTAAAAGCGATTTTGGACCGCCCCGAGCTTGAGTTAGTGGGTCTCTATGCCTTTTCCGCCGATAAAGTCGGCCGGGATGTGGGCGAGTTAATCGAGCTGGGCCACACCGTAGGGGTTAAAGCCACTAATCGCATTGAAGAGCTGATCGCCCTCAAGCCGGATATCGTGACCTACATGCCCCTGCACCCTGATGTGGAGCAGATGTGCCAACTGCTGCGCGCTGGCATCAACGTCGCCACCACCGCCAGTTTTATGACCGGTCGCGGCTACGGCGAGGACGCCCGCAAGGCATTGCAAGACGCCGCCCTGGCCGGCGGGGCGAGTTTGTTTGGCAGCGGCATCAACCCGGGTTGGATCGACAGCGTGGTGGCCACGGCCTCCAGTGCCTGCCGGGAGGTCAACCTGGTGCAGGTCACCGAATCTTTCAATATCGGCATGTGGGCAGGGGACGCCAACCAGGACGAATTGGGCTGGGGACGCCCTGCCGGCGACCCAGGTCACGCTGCGGATATCGAGAAGGCGACCCTGCCCTTTGGTGACGCCGTGGAGGCCGTTGCCCATATGTTCGACTTCACCCTGGACGATGTTCGCTGTGAGGTCGGCTTTGCCCATGCGACCGAGGACCTCGATATACCCGGCCGACCAGTAAAACGCGGTCATGTAGCCGGCATTCACGCCAAGTGGCTGGGTATTGCAGAGGGCTTACCAGTGGTTGAGCTCAATGCGCAATGGGTGATTTCAGATGACATCGAGCCACAGTGGGACATTCAAATGGCCTACGATGTCGTCATCCATGGCACGCCTCAAATTAAGTTGCGGGCGGACGTGCTGCCCGCCGATATGTCCTTGCCCATGGAAGAGCTGGTGGCCACGGGCTTTATTATCACGGCTATGCCCGTGGTCAACGCCCTCCCTGGCGTGGTGGCCGCACCTCCGGGAATCATCACCTACGCCGACATCAAGCCGGTTACATCCGTGCTGCGCCCCAAGCCAGTGACTATCGCAGAGCCTTCAATAGATAACGATACTGATGAGCTGCAAACTCATGAATCGGCCGGCCCAGACACCTCAGTGGAAGGCACCTGGAAAGTCGCCATCAAAGCGCCCACTGGTGCGATGGAGACGACGCTGGTTATCGATAACACCAATGGCCAATACAGCGGCGAGCAGTTCGATGATAAGACGACTGCGCCGATAGAGGATGTGCGTGTCGACGGCAATGAGGTGAGCTGGATAAACATCGCCACCAAGCCGGTAAAATTAAAATGTCAGTTTAAGGGCACCATCCAAGGTCGGCAGATGACAGGTAAAGTGAAGGCCGGATTTATGGGCTCCTACAAATTCACGGCCACCAAAATGTGAGCCGCTCGGTGCAAGCGGGTCCGATCTTGCCTATAGTATCGTCCAACAAAAAGACTTATTAGCACCGGATACAGGACGCACATGGGCCGCTCGGAAAGCACATCCGTCGACGAGATCACCGCTAAACCCGGTGTCTTTTCGCCACTGAGCCACAATACCTTTCGGGGAATGTGGTTTAGCAACACCATCAGCAATGCTGGCAGTTTGATTCAGAGTGTTGCCGCAGCCTGGGTGATGGCCAGCATCGCGACCGCCGACTACGTGGCCCTGGTGCAAACTGCCACCTTTCTACCCATGGCGCTGTTTGCCTTACCCGCCGGTGCCCTGGCGGACATCTACGACCGCCGCAAAGTACAAATCGCGTTTTTCCTGCTGTCACTGGTGGCGGCCGTTGTCATGACCGCCGCCTCGTTTTTAAACATGATTACGCCCTGGGTGCTGCTTAGCCTGTGCTTTCTGGTGGGCACCGGTGCGGCTCTGGCAGCCCCAGCCAGGGGCGCCTCCATTGCCGAGCAGGTTCCCAAGGAGCTGATTCCCCAGGCCGTGGCCCTCAACAATATCAGCTACAACTTAGCTCGCAGCGTGGGGCCCGCCATCGGCGGCATGTTGGTGGCCGCCTTTGGCGCCACCGTCGCCTTTGCCGTGAACGCCATCAGTTTTTTACCCATGCTGGAGGCCCTGCGGCGCTGGGATCGGGAGAAAGAGGTCTCCCGCTTGCCTCCAGAGGGGCTACTTCGATCGGTGAGTTCCGGGGTCCGCTATGTCGTCCATATGCAACCGGTTCGCCTGGCGGTGGCCCGGGCTTTTGTGCTGTGCTTACTGGGCGCTGCCCTGCCCTCGCTAATGCCGCTTATTGCCAAGGACCTGCTAGTAGGCAACGCCAGCGTATTCGGCCTGTTGCTGGGCGCCTTCGGCATCGGCGCGGTGTGCGGGATATTTGTACTGCAACCCATGCGGGATACCTTTGGCAACGATGGCACCCTGCGCCTGTGCACCCTCACCGTGGCAGCCTGCCTGATTGCCCTGTCAGTGAGCCGCAACCAATACATTGACTATGCCGTGTTGATGCTGGCCGGCACCGCCTGGATGATGATCACCACCACCATCAGCGTGATGGTGCAGTTGTTTGTACCCCGCTGGGTGATGGGGCGGGCCATCGCGACCTCCAGCGCTGCCATCACGCTAGGGGTGGCCATAGGCTCCTGGCTGTGGGGGATTATCGCCCGGGATTACGGTGTGGTGTTGGCGTTTCAATTTGCCTCGGCAAGCTTGGTGGCCTCGCTGGTATTGACGCGTTTTCTACCGGTGGCGGATCGAACCAGCTCTACCGAGCTGGACGAGCGGGTATTGGATGACCCGGAAGTCAGCCTGGGGATTACCGGTCGCAGCGGGCCGGTCAGTATCGAGCTGCAGTACCGTATTCCCGCCGACCGGGCCCGGGAATTTTATAATCTGATGCGGGAACAACAGCGTGCCCGCTCCCGCAATGGCGCCTACCAATGGTCGCTATCCCGCAATATCGCCGATCCGGAGCAATGGTCAGAGCGCTTCACCTGCCCCACTTGGAACGACTATCTGCGCCTGCGCAATCGCCGAACACTGGAAGACTCTGAGCTTCAGCGTCAAGCCGCGGATATGCAGTTGGAACCGATGAAAGTGGTGCGTTGGCTGGATCGCCCGGCGGGATCGGTAAGGCTTAGCGAAGAGGCCCCGGACCGAGGCGACGAAGCCCTGCAGATACAGGGCTAAGAAAGCTTGCCGGCGGGCGCACTGCGCGCGCCGGATTAAGGCTTAAAGAACGGCGGCTCAGCTTTCCTGGGCCACCACTAATTCGGCGTCCCGGTACTCGGGCTGCTGAACCAGTTTCTTCAGGGTTTCCATGGTACCTATAGGCTGCCCCACAGACATGGAGTTAATCAGGCTGGAGGGAATCGGGCCATTGGGGTCTACCAAGATCTGCAGCTCTACCTTGGTTTGGCCGTCTTCCAGCGGGGTCAGACGCCACTGCTGACGGGATGCCTGGATGCGTACCAGATCCTCCTGCTCGGGCTTAATCCCCTGGGTGGCAGTGTCAGTGATGGTGACCACACCGCTGTCAGCATCGTGCTCTATGACTCGCTGGTTAAAGGAATCCCGGTCACTGAGGGGCCAGGGCATGTCCATTACGGTGTAAATGCGATAGCGAGTGGCGGACTCCCGCTGCTCAATCGCCGAGTTGCGAACGACATCGCTGAGCTTGGGGGCGTTCTCCTCAACGTCGTTGAGTACCGCCAGCACACTGCCCGGCGTGGTGGACAGTGTGGTCACCGCGAGAATCTCGCGGATTTCCCAGCCTTCGACGCTGCGAGCGTAAATTTGCACGCCGTCCTCTTCTTTTTCCAGCTGCCATTCGCCCACTTTGGCGCCGTCGCCAGCAGTAGCGGCCATCGCGACAAAGGCCATCATTGCGATCATCAGGCGCTTGAGTCCGACAAAGGCCTTACCAGTGCTCAATACACGTTCCATGTTGCTCCCCTTGGGTTTTATCGAAATTAGGTTCTATCGAAATTACGGTCTATTAGACCCGATGGAAGCTGAATCCGCGATTAACGTTTGGTAAAGACTCGCCAGAC
It encodes:
- a CDS encoding MFS transporter, whose amino-acid sequence is MGRSESTSVDEITAKPGVFSPLSHNTFRGMWFSNTISNAGSLIQSVAAAWVMASIATADYVALVQTATFLPMALFALPAGALADIYDRRKVQIAFFLLSLVAAVVMTAASFLNMITPWVLLSLCFLVGTGAALAAPARGASIAEQVPKELIPQAVALNNISYNLARSVGPAIGGMLVAAFGATVAFAVNAISFLPMLEALRRWDREKEVSRLPPEGLLRSVSSGVRYVVHMQPVRLAVARAFVLCLLGAALPSLMPLIAKDLLVGNASVFGLLLGAFGIGAVCGIFVLQPMRDTFGNDGTLRLCTLTVAACLIALSVSRNQYIDYAVLMLAGTAWMMITTTISVMVQLFVPRWVMGRAIATSSAAITLGVAIGSWLWGIIARDYGVVLAFQFASASLVASLVLTRFLPVADRTSSTELDERVLDDPEVSLGITGRSGPVSIELQYRIPADRAREFYNLMREQQRARSRNGAYQWSLSRNIADPEQWSERFTCPTWNDYLRLRNRRTLEDSELQRQAADMQLEPMKVVRWLDRPAGSVRLSEEAPDRGDEALQIQG
- a CDS encoding START domain-containing protein; this encodes MERVLSTGKAFVGLKRLMIAMMAFVAMAATAGDGAKVGEWQLEKEEDGVQIYARSVEGWEIREILAVTTLSTTPGSVLAVLNDVEENAPKLSDVVRNSAIEQRESATRYRIYTVMDMPWPLSDRDSFNQRVIEHDADSGVVTITDTATQGIKPEQEDLVRIQASRQQWRLTPLEDGQTKVELQILVDPNGPIPSSLINSMSVGQPIGTMETLKKLVQQPEYRDAELVVAQES